In Paraburkholderia youngii, the genomic stretch CACGGACTGACGATGATCTTTCTGTACGCGCTGCCCGTTCTGTCCGGCTTCTCGAACTACATCTGGCCGCTCGTGCTCGGCGCGCGCGACATGGCCTTTCCGCGCCTGAACGCGCTGTCGTATTGGGTGTTCCTGTTCGCCGGCATCTTCCTGTATGCGAGTTTTCCGACCGGCCAGGCCCCCGACGCAGGCTGGTTCAACTACGTGCCGCTGTCCGGCCTCGAATACAGCAACGGCCCGAACATCGACGTGTATGCGCTCGGCATGGTCCTGCTCGGTATTTCGACGACGGTCGGCTCGATGAACTTCGTCGTCACGCTGCTGAGAATGCGCGCGCCGGGCATGTCGCTCGATCGCGTGCCGGTGCTCGTGTGGGGCACGCTGACCGCGTCGGGCGGCAATCTGTTGGCGGTGCCTTCGGTGAGCCTCGCGTTTCTGATGCTGTGGATGGACCGCCGCATCGGCACGCATTTCTTCGACGTGCTCAATGGCGGGCGTCCGTTGCTATGGCAGCACCTGTTCTGGATCTTCGCGCACCCGTGGGTCTATGTGGTCGTGCTGCCGGCGATGGGCATCGTGTCGGATGCGCTGCCGGTCTTTTGCCGCCGGCCGCTGGTCGGCTATGGGCCGGTCGCGTTGGCGACGGTCGCGACGATGGTGCTCGGCTTTGCCGTGTGGATCCACCATATGTTCGCGACCGGCATTCCCGCGCTCGCGCTGTCGTTCTTCGGCTCGGCCAGCATGGTCATCGCGGTGCCGAGCGCGGTCGCGACGTTCGCGTGGGTCGCGACGATCTGGACCGGCCGCCCCGTGTATCGCGTGCCGTTCCTGTTTTTCGCGGGCTTCGTGCTGCTGTTCGTGATCGGCGGTGTCTCCGGCGTGATGACGGCCGCGGTGCCGTTCGACTGGCAACTCACCGACACCTACTTCGTCGTCGCGCATCTGCACTACGTGCTGCTCGGCATCAACGTGTTTCCGGTGATCGGCGGCATCTACTTCTGGTTTCCGAAGTTCACCGGCAGGATGACGAACGAGCGTCTCGGCAAGCTCGCGTTCTGGGTGCTGTTCATCGGCTTCAACGTCGCGTTCTTTCCGATGCATATCGCGGGACTGCTCGGCATGCCGCGCCGCATGTACACGTATCCCGCCGACATGGGCTGGAATACGGTGAACCTCGTCACGTCGCTCGGTTCGTTCCTGTTTGCGGCCGGCGTGCTGCTGTTTCTGATCGATATCGCGGTGAGCCTGAAGCGCGGCAAGCTCGCCGGCAACAATCCGTGGGATGCGCCGACGCTCGAATGGTCGGTCAGCTCGCCGCCGCCGCCGTACAACTTCGCAGTGGTGCCGACGCTCGCGAGCCGGCATCCATTGTGGGAAGGACGCGTCGAAGAGCCGGGGGAGGCGGTTCAAGCGCGCTCGCAACTCGACGAAGGCTATCTGCTCGCGCAAGGTCGCGAAGCGTTGGGCACGACCGCACTGGAGGCGAGTCCCGACGTGATCCTGAAGATGCCCGAAGATTCATACGCGCCGTTCTGGCTCGCGGTCTTCGCCGCGCTACTGTTCGCGGGGCTCGCGTTGACCGCGTGGGTTTTCGTGGGCGCGATGCTGGCCGGTTGCGCGGTGTCGATCATCACGTGGCTGTGGCCCGAGCGCGCGCTGCTCCAGCGCGAGCCGGTCGCGGTCGAGGACGCGGGAGGCTGACGTGAGCGATGCACTGAATTTCAATCGCGCATCGAGCGAACCGGACCAGGCCGCGCGAGCATTGCCGGTTGGCAGCGCGGGCGAGCGATCGAGCGGCTGGTGGGGCTGCTTCACGCTGATCGCGACCGAAGGCGCGCTGTTCGGCTATCTGATCTTCTCGTATCTGTATCTGGCGTCGCAGAGCCAGCAGCATTGGCCGCCCGAGGGCTTGCCGGAGCTCGGGCTCGGCGGCGCGAATACGGTCATTCTGCTGTCGAGCAGCGTGTTCGTCTGGTTCTGCGAGCGCTGCGTGCGCCGGCGGCGGTTGCGGCTGGGTGTCGCGTCGATGGCGGTGGGCATCGTGCTGGGCTGCATCTTCATGGGCATTCAGTTGCGCGAATGGCACAACCACCCCTATGGTCTGACCTCGCACCTCTATGGCTCGCTGTACTTCACGATTACCGGCTTTCACATGGCGCACGTGCTGGTCGGCATCGTCGTGCTGACCTTGCTGGCGATCTGGACCGCGCTCGGCTATTTCGACGACAAGCGCTGCGCGGCGCTGTCGATCGGCGGACTGTATTGGCACTTCGTCGATGTCGTGTGGCTGTTCATTTTCAGCACGCTGTATCTGACGCCGTATCTGTTCCGGGAGTGGTCATGACGACGGTGCCCCGAGACTCCCACATCTCGATGCGCTACGTGCTGATCGGTCTGCTCGCGGCGCCGTTCGCGTGGCTGTTGCAGATGATGCTCGCGGAAACGCTCGCCGCGCAGGCCTGCTATCCGCACAACCATCCGCTCGGCGCGCCGCTCGTGTCGTGGATGCGTCCGGCGATCGTCGCGCTCGGCACGGTGTGTCTGGTCGCGGGCGCGTTCGGCACGTGGGTCGCATGGCGCAATCTGCGCCGCGTCGCGCCGCTGAAACTCGGTGGGCTGAACGGCGAGCGTCGCACGCGCGCCGAACTCGACTGGTTTCTGACGCACGTCGCGGTGATGACCAGCATGCTATTTCTGTTCGCATTGATCGCAACGGATGTCGCGGTCGCGATCGTGTCGCCGTGCAGGTGGTGGTGATGAAGCGCGACGTTCTCGACACGGTTAGATACGGCATCGTGGCCGCATGCGCACTGACGATAGCAGCGGCGGCACACGCCGCCAGCGTGGCCGACGCGACGGCAAACGCCGCCAGCCCCTCGACCGACGCCGCGCAGATCGCCCGCGGCGCATATCTCGCCAAAGCCGCCGATTGCGCCGGTTGCCACACCGCCGCGCCGCGCGTCCCGCATCCGGGCGCGGCGCCTGAAGCTACGCCGCCGTTTGCCGGCGGCCTCGGCATGGGATCGCCGTTCGGCACGATCTATACGTCGAACATCACGCCGGACCCGCAATACGGCATCGGCCGTTATAGCTATGACGACTTCGCGCGCGCGTTGCGCGAGGGCATCGCGCCCGGGGGCAAGCGGCTTTATCCGGCGATGCCGTACCCGTCGTTCGCGAAGATCACCGACGACGACATGCACGCGCTCTACGCCTACTTCATGCACGGCGTGCAACCGGTCGCGGTGCCGGCCCCGCAAACGCGCTTGCCGTTTCCCTTCAATCAGCGCTGGGTGTTGATGTTCTGGGACTGGGTGTTCGTACCGAAAGGCCAGTTCAAGGCCGATGCGAAACATGACG encodes the following:
- a CDS encoding cytochrome c oxidase subunit 3, producing the protein MSDALNFNRASSEPDQAARALPVGSAGERSSGWWGCFTLIATEGALFGYLIFSYLYLASQSQQHWPPEGLPELGLGGANTVILLSSSVFVWFCERCVRRRRLRLGVASMAVGIVLGCIFMGIQLREWHNHPYGLTSHLYGSLYFTITGFHMAHVLVGIVVLTLLAIWTALGYFDDKRCAALSIGGLYWHFVDVVWLFIFSTLYLTPYLFREWS
- the ctaD gene encoding cytochrome c oxidase subunit I: MSDHPASASLPALTRTPQRGRVEPGSEQEKRLREIWESRPGWRGWFSTVDHKTIGLRYLVTAFVFLLMGGVEALIMRVQLARPNATVLTSEQYNQLFTMHGLTMIFLYALPVLSGFSNYIWPLVLGARDMAFPRLNALSYWVFLFAGIFLYASFPTGQAPDAGWFNYVPLSGLEYSNGPNIDVYALGMVLLGISTTVGSMNFVVTLLRMRAPGMSLDRVPVLVWGTLTASGGNLLAVPSVSLAFLMLWMDRRIGTHFFDVLNGGRPLLWQHLFWIFAHPWVYVVVLPAMGIVSDALPVFCRRPLVGYGPVALATVATMVLGFAVWIHHMFATGIPALALSFFGSASMVIAVPSAVATFAWVATIWTGRPVYRVPFLFFAGFVLLFVIGGVSGVMTAAVPFDWQLTDTYFVVAHLHYVLLGINVFPVIGGIYFWFPKFTGRMTNERLGKLAFWVLFIGFNVAFFPMHIAGLLGMPRRMYTYPADMGWNTVNLVTSLGSFLFAAGVLLFLIDIAVSLKRGKLAGNNPWDAPTLEWSVSSPPPPYNFAVVPTLASRHPLWEGRVEEPGEAVQARSQLDEGYLLAQGREALGTTALEASPDVILKMPEDSYAPFWLAVFAALLFAGLALTAWVFVGAMLAGCAVSIITWLWPERALLQREPVAVEDAGG